A window of Bacteroidota bacterium contains these coding sequences:
- a CDS encoding glycosyltransferase family 4 protein, which translates to MKIVILTQYFPPEVGAPQNRLFELAVRLQRKGAEITVLTAMPNYPQMVIQSHYKGKFYCKEEIENIRVHRAWIFVSKSKSILLRLLNYFSFVFSSFWIGLFKLKRHDYLLCESPPLFLGISAYLLKKIKGSKLIFNVSDLWPESAEKLGLVTNKTFLNAATVLEEFLYKKSSLITGQTQGIVVNIQGRFPKKNVYWLPNGVDLSFYNFENSSSNWRKKQGFLEDDFILIYAGIIGHAQGLEVILNAADTLRHVSQIKFVLVGSGPEKDKLLALKAEKSLSNVYFFDAVTKIEMPEIVQASDVSIIPLKKLDLFKGAIPSKIFENLAMKKAILLGVEGEAKTLFIDEGNCGLAFEPENAFDLSQKIITLLENKHLLKSYGENGYNYVKQKFTRDIIAEKFWNYLNQHTNE; encoded by the coding sequence ATGAAAATTGTTATCCTCACCCAGTATTTTCCTCCTGAAGTAGGTGCGCCTCAAAACCGACTTTTTGAGTTAGCTGTTCGTTTGCAACGTAAAGGTGCCGAAATAACAGTTTTAACTGCCATGCCCAATTATCCGCAAATGGTGATTCAAAGCCATTACAAAGGCAAATTCTATTGTAAGGAAGAAATCGAGAATATTCGGGTTCATCGTGCTTGGATTTTTGTGAGTAAAAGCAAATCCATTTTGCTGCGCCTTTTAAACTATTTTTCATTTGTTTTTTCATCCTTTTGGATTGGACTTTTTAAACTTAAGAGGCACGATTATTTACTCTGTGAAAGTCCTCCCTTGTTTCTAGGCATTTCTGCTTACCTCTTAAAAAAAATAAAAGGCTCCAAACTCATTTTTAATGTTTCCGACTTGTGGCCTGAAAGTGCTGAAAAATTAGGACTTGTAACCAATAAAACTTTTTTAAATGCAGCTACTGTATTAGAAGAGTTCTTATACAAAAAATCTTCTCTAATTACCGGTCAAACGCAAGGAATTGTTGTCAATATACAAGGACGCTTTCCGAAAAAAAATGTGTATTGGCTGCCAAATGGGGTAGACTTAAGTTTTTATAATTTTGAAAACAGTAGCTCAAACTGGCGAAAGAAACAAGGCTTTTTGGAGGATGACTTTATTTTGATTTATGCCGGAATCATTGGTCATGCCCAAGGCCTGGAAGTTATACTAAATGCTGCTGATACTTTAAGACATGTGTCTCAAATTAAATTTGTTCTTGTGGGCAGTGGTCCTGAAAAAGATAAACTACTTGCATTAAAAGCCGAAAAATCTTTAAGCAATGTTTACTTTTTTGATGCTGTAACTAAAATTGAAATGCCTGAAATAGTTCAAGCAAGCGACGTATCCATTATTCCACTCAAAAAATTAGATCTTTTTAAAGGCGCCATTCCATCCAAAATTTTTGAAAACCTTGCTATGAAAAAAGCCATTTTACTTGGTGTAGAAGGCGAAGCCAAAACCCTTTTTATTGACGAAGGAAATTGCGGACTCGCCTTTGAACCCGAAAACGCCTTCGACCTTTCGCAGAAAATAATTACACTCCTTGAGAATAAACACTTACTAAAAAGTTACGGCGAAAATGGCTATAACTATGTAAAGCAAAAATTTACACGCGATATCATTGCTGAAAAATTTTGGAATTATTTAAATCAACATACAAATGAATAA